A genome region from Eurosta solidaginis isolate ZX-2024a chromosome 2, ASM4086904v1, whole genome shotgun sequence includes the following:
- the RabX6 gene encoding ras-related protein Rab-19 encodes MATVRIPKQKVILCGDYGVGKSSLFRRFTTNTFVTDTDRKSTLGLDHIDRDYTVGDKQIKLQLWDTGGMERVASVTSSYYKFAEGAILVFAMDNAASFHSLSQHLLDIVTYAENAKIFICGNKSDLAEREPQVSDAEIEAFCEQCHSLISATYKTSCKTSEGVEEMFRDISRLLVDANRSKMELQALEQHSFKIDSVTEPDASEENSQCIC; translated from the exons ATGGCTACAGTACGCATACCAAAGCAGAAGGTAATACTTTGTGGCGATTATGGAGTGGGCAAAAGTTCATTATTTCGTCGCTTCACAACCAACACATTTG TAACAGATACAGATCGTAAATCGACTTTGGGCTTAGACCATATAGACCGTGACTACACAGTTGGCGATAAACAAATCAAG CTACAATTGTGGGATACTGGTGGCATGGAACGTGTTGCATCTGTAACCTCATCCTACTACAAATTCGCAGAAGGGGCCATACTTGTATTCGCAATGGACAATGCCGCCTCATTTCATTCCTTGTCACAACACCTACTCGATATTGTTACATATGCGGAGAATGCAAAAATATTCATTTGTGGCAACAAAAGTGATTTAGCTGAACGTGAGCCGCAAGTGAGCGATGCAGAAATCGAAGCGTTTTGCGAACAGTGCCACAGTTTAATTAGTGCTACTTATAAAACTTCATGCAAAACTTCTGAAGGAGTTGAGGAAATGTTTCGTGATATATCACGCCTGCTAGTCGATGCTAATCGTTCTAAAATGGAATTACAAGCATTAGAGCAGCATAGTTTTAAAATTGATTCAGTTACTGAGCCAGATGCTAGTGAAGAAAACTCACAATGCATTTGCTAG
- the Vti1a gene encoding vesicle transport through interaction with t-SNAREs homolog 1A, with translation MLLLEQYEQQYAVLIAETTSEIAQLKQLKGVERRNLSAKIDGSLAEAHELLEQMTLEIRDLDTTMRPSFQNKVSCAQVELKRLQNDYRSAKESQQKYHMTILELSGGGGGSDVDYYDDVSIGNDQRQRLLDNSELIERTGTRLTDGYRVALETEALGTQVLNDLSHQREVLQGARSRLRETNADLGRASRTLNSMMLRALREKAVLYVVGFCFVIAVGVSLYLTFSSSSPTS, from the exons ATGTTATTGCTCGAGCAATATGAACAGCAATATGCTGTACTAATTGCGGAAACTACTTCTGAAATTGCACAGTTAAAGCAGTTAAAGGGTG TGGAACGCCGTAATCTTAGCGCTAAAATAGATGGCAGTCTTGCAGAAGCGCACGAACTTTTAGAGCAAATGACTTTGGAAATACGCGATTTAGATACAACAATGCGCCCAAGCTTCCAAAATAAGGTTAGCTGTGCCCAGGTAGAGTTAAAGCGTTTACAAAACGATTATCGCAGCGCTAAGGAATCACAGCAGAAGTATCATATGACCATACTAGAGTTAAGTGGTGGTGGTGGCGGCAGTGATGTCGACTATTATGATGATGTTTCCATTGGTAACGATCAGCGACAACGTCTTTTGGATAACTCTGAGCTTATAGAACGGACAGGCACGCGCTTAACCGATGGCTATCGTGTTGCATTGGAAACTGAGGCGCTGGGTACGCAGGTGCTTAATGACCTGAGCCACCAACGTGAAGTATTACAAGGTGCACGATCACGTTTACGTGAAACTAATGCCGATTTGGGACGTGCATCGCGCACATTGAATTCAATGATGTTGCGTGCGTTACGTGAAAAAGCGGTTTTATATGTTGTTGGCTTTTGTTTTGTGATTGCAGTGGGTGTAAGCCTCTATTTGACATTCTCATCTAGCTCTCCCACTTCTTAA
- the RpL7-like gene encoding uncharacterized protein RpL7-like has translation MSDKYAVPNKLPGKTVSILAHRKRRILADKATLEQRKALKTKRVAAARKHHNFRRPESFVMGYLKAERTAKRIKQTILRTKFTDTKDASKTNKKLLLVMRHAGKKIFDETTNKIFQTLHMTHRHHAVFLRNDKETQILLKVIEPFIIYGYPSISVIRELIFKRGFARINYQKTPIQSNTLVEEHLGEKGVICLEDIIHEIYTVGPNFDAVREFLCSFLLKAPRDGFKNKVSVPFKRGGEYGDRGDGINDLIMRCI, from the exons ATGTCTGACAA ATACGCGGTACCTAATAAGTTACCTGGCAAAACTGTGTCGATCCTAGCGCATCGCAAGCGCCGTATACTTGCTGACAAAGCTACACTTGAACAACGGAAAGCTTTAAAAACCAAAAGAGTTGCAGCTGCCAGGAAGCACCATAACTTCCGTCGGCCCGAATCATTCGTAATGGGCTATTTGAAAGCGGAGCGTACAGCGAAACGCATCAAACAAACTATTCTGCGCACGAAGTTTACAGACACAAAAGATGCCAGCAAAACTAATAAAAAACTACTATTGGTTATGAGGCACGCAGG CAAAAAGATTTTCGACGAAACCaccaataaaatatttcaaacatTGCATATGACCCATCGTCACCATGCCGTTTTTCTACGCAATGATAAGGAGACACAAATATTGCTGAAAGTTATTGAACCGTTTATAATATATGGTTATCCTTCGATATCTGTTATACGCGAATTAATTTTCAAGAGAGGATTTGCGCGTATCAATTATCAGAAAACGCCCATTCAATCCAACACTTTGGTCGAGGAGCATCTTGGTGAAAAAGGTGTAATTTGCCTAGAAGATATTATACATGAAATTTATACCGTGGGTCCAAACTTTGATGCTGTGAGAGAATTCCTTTGTTCCTTTTTG CTTAAAGCTCCCAGAGATGGTTTTAAAAATAAAGTGTCAGTACCATTCAAACGAGGAGGAGAATACGGAGACCGAGGCGATGGAATAAATGATTTAATAATGCGTTGTATATAG